The region GCCGCTTTTCAGAAAATGAAGAATAACTAACGAATCATACTGTTAATATGTTGGAATCGGGCCATTTCAATGCTGCTTATCTTACTTAATGAATCAACCATTATCCGAAGTCATGTACGATCATCTTCCAATATTTTAATAAATTCGTCCATTAAAGAAGGGTAATATCCTTCTTTTTTTAATGCAAAAATAGTTTCGGTTGGATCCAGTTTCACTGTTAACATGCCGGCAAAATGTACAAGCAATGCCGTAAAATTTAATAACCCTTCTTCTTTTTGTATTCCATATTGTTCATTTAAATTGGCAAGAAGATCAAGCAAATCCTTATATTCCTGGAAGGTAACCCGATGATCAATGATTAATTTACTAAAGGGATATTGCTTCATATCAATTAATTTCGCTAACAATTGCAAATGAAAATATATGGTATCATCATTTTGTAACTTGTCCAAC is a window of Lentibacillus daqui DNA encoding:
- a CDS encoding DUF1878 family protein, with the translated sequence MDKLQNDDTIYFHLQLLAKLIDMKQYPFSKLIIDHRVTFQEYKDLLDLLANLNEQYGIQKEEGLLNFTALLVHFAGMLTVKLDPTETIFALKKEGYYPSLMDEFIKILEDDRT